One Pseudomonadota bacterium genomic window, GGTTGGAGGCGTGGCATGAAGGTGGAGTTCTGGTTCGATTTCGGCAGCACCTATTCCTACCCGGCGGCACTGCGTGTCGAGTCGCTCGCGGCGGCGGCGGGTGTGCCCGTGCTGTGGCGCCCGTTTGTGCTCGGTGCCGTGTTCAAGCGACAGGGTCTGGCGACGTCGCCGTACAAGCAACACGCGGAAATGGAGCGCTACATGTGGCGGGACGTTGCGCGTGTCTGCAGCGACCTTGGCGTGCCGTTCAATCGGCCCCGCCGGTTCCCGCAGAACGGCTTGCTCGGCGCGCGTGTCGTGGCGCGGTGCGCCGAGGCGCCGTGGGTGTCGGCGTTTGTGCGTGAGCTCTTCGCCGCCAACTTCGAGCACGATCTCGATATCGCCTTGCCGGACACCGTGGCGCACTGCCTGCGCTGTGTGGGCGCAGATGCTGCTGACGTGATCGACAGTGCCACCACCGAGCAGGCGAAGTTGGCCTTGCGCGTGCAGACGGATGCGGCGATGGCGCTCGGTGTCTTCGGGGCACCAACGTTGCGCGTCGGAGACGAACTCTTCTGGGGCAACGACCGTCTCGAACAGGCGCTGCGTTGGGCGGTCGACGTGCGGACCGGAGGCAACGGGCCAGGCCGAGATGGTGAGGACCCTCAACCGCGAGGCTGACGCGGCCGCGTGCTGGTGTGGATTGAAGGCGGCAACAGCGATCGCGTAGGATGGCGTCGGCGCCTTCCAACCCACCGCCGGAGTGTCCCGTGATCCCCTCGGATGTGCTTGATGCGATGCGCACGTGGCGTCGCCACCTGCATCAACACCCGGAATTCGGCTTCGAGGAAGTCGGCACTGCGCAGTTCGTGGTCGACCGGCTGCGTGAGTTCGGCTTCACCGACATCGAAACCGGTGTGGGCGGCACCGGGGTGGTGGCGTCCTTGCGCCGCGGGCAGAGCGACAGGGTGATTGCCTTGCGCGCTGACATGGATTGCCTGCGCATCAGCGAAACCACCAACCTGCCGTACGCCTCGACCCACCCTGGCTTGATGCACGCCTGCGGACACGACGGTCACACAGCCACCCTGCTCGGGGCGGCGGCCACGCTGGCGTCCTCCGAGCTTTTCGATGGCACCGTGCGGTTTGTCTTTCAGCCCGCCGAGGAGTGGGGGCAGGGTATGAAGGCGATGATCCGTGACGGCCTTGGAACGCGCCTGCATTTCGATGAGGTGTACGGCTTGCATAACAAGCCTGGCCTGCCTGTGGGCCACTTCGAAATCCGGCCTGGTGCCTACATGGGTGCCGAGGACGGGTTTCGGATTCACGTGAGCGGCGAGGGCGGACACGCCTCGCGTCCTCACGATTGCCAGGACGCGATCGTCTGTGCCTGCGCTATCGTCGGCGAGCTGCAAACCGTGGTCTCCCGCACCCTCGACCCCGCCCAATTGGCGGTGGTATCCGTCACGGCGATCCACGGGGAGAACGTCAAGAACGCGATCTCCGGTGACGCGGTGATCGAGGGCGATTGCCGGCATTTCGATGACGCCGTGAGTCGACAGATCGAGGCGTCGATGCGCCGTATTGCAAGCGGTGTCGCGGCGGCGCACGGTTGCCGTGTCGAGGTGTCCTACGAGCGCGTGTTCGTGCCCTTGGTGAATGATCCCGTTGCAACCGAACACGGGCTCGACGCTGCTCGTGCGGTGTTTGGGGCCGACCGTGTCAGTGACGAAGCACCCCGGATGGGGGCGTCGGAGGATTTTGCCCAAGCGCTTGCTCTGGCGCCCGGCGCCTTCGGCAACATTGGCAACGGCGACAGCGCACCGCTGCACAACCCGGGGTACAACTTCAACGACGACGCTCTCGAACCCGGCGCCCGTTGGTTCGTCGACCTCGTGCACAGGCGGCTTCCGGTGGCGTCGGGCGCAACGCCGTGACGACACAGAAGCCCCACCCGCGCGGCTGAAGGCCATGGTTCATCTTGACGGCGTACACCACGCGGCGATCATCTGCTCGAACTACGCGCGCACCAAGGCGTTTTATGTCGAGACACTCGGGTTGTCAGTGGTCGCCGAGCACTATCGGGCGGATCGGCAATCTCACAAACTCGACCTGGCGCTGCCGGACGGCAGCCAGCTCGAGGTGTTCTCGTTCCCGGACCCACCACCGCGAGCGAGCGGGCCCGAGGCCTGCGGCTTGCGCCACCTCGCCTTCGTGGTCGATTCGGTGGCGAGCGTGGCCGACAGTCTCACGGCGCGCGGCGTCGAGGTCGAACCGATTCGGATCGACGAATTCACCGGCAAGGCTTTCACGTTCTTCACCGACCCCGACGGCTTGCCACTCGAACTCTACGAGCGCTGACACCCGGGTGGCGTGATCCGCAACAGCCCGCCCGGGACTGCCTGTGCGCGCTCGGCCCACGCGATGACGCTGGCGTCGACGCGTGCCGTATCGAGCGGGCGAACGGGCGC contains:
- a CDS encoding VOC family protein, producing MVHLDGVHHAAIICSNYARTKAFYVETLGLSVVAEHYRADRQSHKLDLALPDGSQLEVFSFPDPPPRASGPEACGLRHLAFVVDSVASVADSLTARGVEVEPIRIDEFTGKAFTFFTDPDGLPLELYER
- a CDS encoding amidohydrolase encodes the protein MRTWRRHLHQHPEFGFEEVGTAQFVVDRLREFGFTDIETGVGGTGVVASLRRGQSDRVIALRADMDCLRISETTNLPYASTHPGLMHACGHDGHTATLLGAAATLASSELFDGTVRFVFQPAEEWGQGMKAMIRDGLGTRLHFDEVYGLHNKPGLPVGHFEIRPGAYMGAEDGFRIHVSGEGGHASRPHDCQDAIVCACAIVGELQTVVSRTLDPAQLAVVSVTAIHGENVKNAISGDAVIEGDCRHFDDAVSRQIEASMRRIASGVAAAHGCRVEVSYERVFVPLVNDPVATEHGLDAARAVFGADRVSDEAPRMGASEDFAQALALAPGAFGNIGNGDSAPLHNPGYNFNDDALEPGARWFVDLVHRRLPVASGATP
- a CDS encoding 2-hydroxychromene-2-carboxylate isomerase; its protein translation is MKVEFWFDFGSTYSYPAALRVESLAAAAGVPVLWRPFVLGAVFKRQGLATSPYKQHAEMERYMWRDVARVCSDLGVPFNRPRRFPQNGLLGARVVARCAEAPWVSAFVRELFAANFEHDLDIALPDTVAHCLRCVGADAADVIDSATTEQAKLALRVQTDAAMALGVFGAPTLRVGDELFWGNDRLEQALRWAVDVRTGGNGPGRDGEDPQPRG